One region of Pseudomonas alvandae genomic DNA includes:
- a CDS encoding zinc-binding alcohol dehydrogenase family protein — protein sequence MKAIAYYQSLSITDPISLQDIDLPAPIAGPRDLLVEVKAISVNPVDTKVRQNVQPEGGAAKVLGWDVAGVVTAVGSEVTLFKAGDRVFYAGSIARAGGNSELHVVDERIVGHMPKTLGFAEAAALPLTAITAWELLFDRLQVKQGHSNQDQSLLIVGAAGGVGSILTQLASQLTGLKVIGTASRPQTQEWVRGLGADLVIDHSQPLSEALKKAGQPQVTHVASLTQTDQHLDQLVEALAPQGKLALIDDPQSLDVTKLKRKSLSLHWEFMYTRSLFETADMLEQHKLLNRVAELIDAGTLKTTVGEHFGTINATNLRRAHALLESGKAKGKIVLEGF from the coding sequence ATGAAAGCCATCGCGTATTACCAATCGTTGTCCATCACCGATCCAATATCGCTGCAGGACATCGACCTGCCCGCCCCCATCGCCGGCCCTCGGGATTTGCTGGTGGAAGTCAAAGCCATTTCCGTCAACCCCGTCGACACCAAGGTCCGCCAGAACGTACAACCCGAAGGCGGAGCCGCCAAGGTGCTGGGCTGGGACGTGGCCGGTGTGGTCACGGCCGTGGGCAGCGAAGTCACCTTGTTCAAGGCAGGTGACAGGGTGTTTTACGCAGGCTCGATCGCCCGGGCAGGCGGCAACAGCGAATTGCATGTGGTGGATGAGCGCATCGTGGGCCACATGCCAAAGACCCTCGGTTTCGCCGAAGCGGCCGCGCTGCCGTTGACCGCCATCACCGCTTGGGAATTGCTCTTCGATCGCCTGCAAGTCAAGCAAGGCCATAGCAACCAGGACCAGAGCCTCCTGATCGTCGGCGCCGCCGGTGGCGTGGGTTCGATCCTGACGCAACTGGCCAGCCAGCTCACCGGCTTGAAAGTCATCGGCACCGCCTCCCGGCCGCAGACGCAGGAATGGGTGCGCGGCCTCGGTGCCGACCTGGTGATCGACCACAGTCAGCCACTGAGCGAGGCCCTCAAGAAAGCGGGACAGCCCCAAGTGACCCATGTGGCCAGCCTGACCCAGACCGACCAGCATCTGGATCAACTGGTCGAGGCCCTGGCGCCGCAAGGCAAACTGGCGCTGATCGATGATCCGCAGTCGCTGGACGTGACCAAGCTCAAGCGCAAGAGCCTGTCGTTACATTGGGAGTTCATGTACACCCGTTCCCTCTTCGAGACGGCTGACATGCTTGAACAGCACAAATTGCTCAATCGAGTGGCCGAACTGATCGACGCAGGCACGCTGAAGACAACGGTTGGCGAGCACTTCGGCACCATCAATGCCACCAACCTGCGCCGGGCTCACGCCTTGCTTGAAAGTGGAAAGGCCAAGGGCAAGATCGTGCTCGAAGGGTTCTGA